The Halomonas sp. HAL1 genome segment ATAGCGCCTGAAAACGGCGGAACGCCAGCGACGGCGATGGCGCCTACAAAAAATAGCATGGCGAGCCCCGCGCCCTGAACCATCGGACGGCCCTTCACCAGGCGCGTACCTGCTTTACCACGTTGCAGGCCGATCATTTCCGCCAACAGGAACAAACCACCGGTAACCAGCGTGGTGTGGATCAGGTAATAGAGCAGGGCCGAGACAGCCTGAGGTGAGCGCATGCCGATACCCGCCAGCAGCGTGCCTACGGATACCAACACCAAATAAGCCACCAGCAAGCGCAAGTCTCGTGCGGCCATTACGCCGACACCTGCGGCCGCCAAAGTGGCAAGCGAGAGCCACCAAACCCAAGGTTGCTCCAGTGCTTCCAGCCCGCCAGCGGTGTCGCCAAACAGCAGTGAATAGACACGCAGAATAGCGTAGATACCTACCTTGGTCATGATGGCAAACAGCGCTGCTACCGGCGCAGGCGCGGATGCGTAGGCTTTGGGTAGCCAGAAGTAGAGTGGCAAGATGGCGGCTTTTAACCCAAACACCACCAGTAGCATTAATGCGCCAGCGGTGACTAAGCCTTCACGCTCTGCGGGCAGTTCAGCCACGCGGATTGCCATATCGGCCATATTGAGCGTGCCCGTGGCGCCATACAGAATCCCCACCGCGATGAGAAACAGCGACGAGCCTGCCAGGTTGAGAACCACGTAGTGGACGCTGGCTTGAATGCGCGCTTTTCCTCCGCCGTGCAAAAGCAGCGCGTAAGAGGCCAGTAGCAGTACTTCAAAAAAGACGAACAGGTTAAACAAATCACCGGTTAAAAAGGCGCCGTTGATGCCCAACAGCTGCCACTGAAAAAGGCCATGAAAGTTGCTGCCTTTTTCATCATCCCCCGCGCAGGCAAACACAACGGCACCGACCGCCAAAACAGCGGTGACAAGCAGCATCAGTGCCGAGAGGCGATCCAGTACTAGTACAATGCCGAACGGTGCTTGCCAATCGCCCAGGGCATAATAAGTGACCTGATCACTGGCGGCTTGGCGCAAAAGGCCAATTGCAACCAGCAGTAACAGTACGGTGGCGGCAACGCTGACGGCACGCTTATAGCGTACTAAGCCCTGCCGTTGATAGAGCAGTAATATACCCGCCACTAGCGGTAAAACGACAGGAAAAACAATCAGGTGCTGCATCATTCTCGGTCTTCCTTTTTACCGTCGACATGGTCGTTACCCACTTCACTGCGTGCCCGCATAGCTAAAATCACCACGAAGGCGGTCATCGCAAACCCGATGACAATGGCCGTGAGCACTAGCGCTTGGGGGAGTGGGTCGGCATAGTTCGTTCCTTCGGACACAATGGCTGGCCCATCAGTGGTGAGACCCCCCATCGAAAACAGAAACAGGTTCACTGCATAAGAGAGCAGCGTTAGGCCTACCACCACGGGAAAGGTGCGGCCTCGCAAGGTTAAGTAGAGACCACAGGCGGTCAAGACGCCGGTGGTCATTGCATAGAGCAGTTCCATTAACGAGGCTCCTTAGCAGAAGAGGTTGCAGCAGCGGTATCGGTGTCTTTTTCCGAGGCTTCGGTCACCGGTCGGTGCGCCGTAGTGACTTTGCCAAGGTTGGCCAAAATCATCAGCGTGGCGCCTACCACGGCTAAGTACACGCCCAGATCAAAGAGCAGTGCGGTGGCCAATTCAAAGGTGCCTATCAGCGGTAGGCTGAAGTAACCGAATGCGGAGGTGAGGAACGGATGACCAAACAGCCAGCTACCCAGCCCCGTGAGCGTAGCAACGGCGACCCCGATAACGGCTACCGGTTGGAAGGGGAAATCGAGACGCTCTTGCGCCCACTCCACGCCACGCGCCATATACAACAGAATGAGGGCGACTGCGGTAATCAGGCCGGCAATAAACCCACCGCCCGGCTGATTGTGGCCACGCAGGAAGATAAACGCAGAGACCAGGAGCGCCAGCGGTAGCAGTGTCATTGAAATTGACGTTAGCACCGCCGGGTAGCGATCGGGTGACCATACCCGTCCCTCTCCGTCACTGTGCGGCATAAACAGGCGTAAGCGGTTGAGCAGCTTAAAGATCGCCAAGCCAGCGATGGCCAATACGGTGATTTCCCCTAAGGTATCGAAACCACGGAAGTCGACCAGAATGACGTTGACGACGTTGTAGCCCCCACCACCAGGCTTGCTGTTTTCCACAAAGAAGCTGGAAATCGACAGTGTATCGCGCGTCATGACGGCGTAGTTAAGGCTGGCGATCACCAAGCCAAGCGAGCCAGCCAGCAGCATATCGCGAACGTTGCGTAGTGGGCTGGATTCGCGCGGCGTTTTTTGCGGTAAGAAAAATAGCGCCAGCATCAGCAGAATCATGGTCACGACTTCCACAGAAAGCTGTGTCAGCGCTAGATCGGGTGCCGAGAAACGGGCAAAGGTCAGTGCCACAAATAGGCCCACTACCGACAGCATCAATAGCGAAATCAACCGATAGCGATGGGTGGCGGCGGTCGCCACGCCACCAAACATCAGCATCCCAGCGCCTAGAATAAGAATGCCGTCCAGTGGCTGATTTCCTGCCGCGCCGGTCAAGTCAGTGATTTTTACGAGGCCAATACCCCCCATTACCAGCGCCGCCAGCCATAGCCAACCCACATAGCGTTGAAGCGAATTGCCTTCCAGTGCCGCAATCAGTTGCTCAGCACGGTAGCCGATAGAGATAAGAATGCGCTCAAAAACGCGTCGGGCGTCAATGCCTGCAAACTGTTGCGTAAATCGGCGCACATCACCATGGCGCCAATACAGCGCAATACCGACGACAAAGGCCAGCAAGCTCATGATGAGCGGTAGATTAACGCCGTGCCAGATAGCCAGATGAAAATCGAGTGGACTTCCAATCACCGCTTCGCTGGCAAGTTCTAACAACCCTGTGGCCATAAACGCCGGGAACAGGCCGACCACCACACAAAGCACCACTAATATTTCAACCGGTAGGCGCATCAAATGCGGCG includes the following:
- a CDS encoding Na+/H+ antiporter subunit C — translated: MELLYAMTTGVLTACGLYLTLRGRTFPVVVGLTLLSYAVNLFLFSMGGLTTDGPAIVSEGTNYADPLPQALVLTAIVIGFAMTAFVVILAMRARSEVGNDHVDGKKEDRE
- a CDS encoding monovalent cation/H+ antiporter subunit D — its product is MMQHLIVFPVVLPLVAGILLLYQRQGLVRYKRAVSVAATVLLLLVAIGLLRQAASDQVTYYALGDWQAPFGIVLVLDRLSALMLLVTAVLAVGAVVFACAGDDEKGSNFHGLFQWQLLGINGAFLTGDLFNLFVFFEVLLLASYALLLHGGGKARIQASVHYVVLNLAGSSLFLIAVGILYGATGTLNMADMAIRVAELPAEREGLVTAGALMLLVVFGLKAAILPLYFWLPKAYASAPAPVAALFAIMTKVGIYAILRVYSLLFGDTAGGLEALEQPWVWWLSLATLAAAGVGVMAARDLRLLVAYLVLVSVGTLLAGIGMRSPQAVSALLYYLIHTTLVTGGLFLLAEMIGLQRGKAGTRLVKGRPMVQGAGLAMLFFVGAIAVAGVPPFSGAIGKALMLNAAEGTQRLWLWPLLLLTSLASLVALSRAGSTLFWRSHRGNVSGSPLPRRQWFGVIWLLSAAPLLVALAGPVSSYTQATADQLANPQVLIRTLLPNAAGDAQ
- a CDS encoding monovalent cation/H+ antiporter subunit A; its protein translation is MTLLWIALLPLLGVLVPALTAQRGRSFCSLATAVLPATALVMTLLNVPALLDGEQLRFSVTWMPELALDLAFRLDGLSLLFNLLILGIGLLIILYAHYYLAKDEPFGRFYAFLMLFMASMVGISMSDNLILLWLFWELTSLSSFLLIGYWSYRSDARKGARMALTVTGAGGLALLAGLLLLGDMAGSFNMGDVLASGDVILADPRYPLMLGLVLLGAFTKSAQFPFHFWLPHAMAAPTPVSAYLHSATMVKAGIFLMARLHPAIAGSELWSVVVSLVGIVTMLYGAWFALMKTDLKGILAFSTVSHLGLITVLLGIGSPMAILAALFHILNHATFKAALFMSAGIIDHETGTRELKQLGGLKKAMPVTALLTTLAAAAMAGVPLFNGFLSKEMFFTESLATPVLGGVSWLLPALAALGGILSVAYSLRLVHAVFFKPAREEPPKTPHEPPHLMRLPVEILVVLCVVVGLFPAFMATGLLELASEAVIGSPLDFHLAIWHGVNLPLIMSLLAFVVGIALYWRHGDVRRFTQQFAGIDARRVFERILISIGYRAEQLIAALEGNSLQRYVGWLWLAALVMGGIGLVKITDLTGAAGNQPLDGILILGAGMLMFGGVATAATHRYRLISLLMLSVVGLFVALTFARFSAPDLALTQLSVEVVTMILLMLALFFLPQKTPRESSPLRNVRDMLLAGSLGLVIASLNYAVMTRDTLSISSFFVENSKPGGGGYNVVNVILVDFRGFDTLGEITVLAIAGLAIFKLLNRLRLFMPHSDGEGRVWSPDRYPAVLTSISMTLLPLALLVSAFIFLRGHNQPGGGFIAGLITAVALILLYMARGVEWAQERLDFPFQPVAVIGVAVATLTGLGSWLFGHPFLTSAFGYFSLPLIGTFELATALLFDLGVYLAVVGATLMILANLGKVTTAHRPVTEASEKDTDTAAATSSAKEPR